aaacaaactttgTATCTTTAGTATTTAAACTAACTTATATACTTACAGTTTAATGTATTTCGATACAAATGTAATATTATTTGATGAAGACCATGAAGACACAAAACTGAAAGTAAATAAACTTCTACGGAAGAAGTCAGAGTCTTTTGTTTAATGCATGAGTACAAGTACAAAAAAATCAGTGAGACAAGTTCATTCAATTGCTGTTTGGAAACTTGACCTCTATGCAACAAAGTACACGACGAAGAATTATTATTGTCTTGGATGGTAAGAAAGAAGttaaatcgttctctggtaaaaagttttgaaaaaactatgagctttcgacagactgaactgctgccttcaacggataaaaacgtgtgaagcctaaaagtgaaagaaatttaaatataacgaaaaattcgcataaattacaggataaaagcatgtagtagaaagaatgttaaaaatgctaagaaaattagtgtttctttaagagaatgtgacATTGTCTTGGGAGCGGGCACGAATTATTGTCTGCCCCAACAgtttttgccgtgtgccatgactccaatgtctttctactccggttgttcgctttgtcaatgattttagaattgttaaagtcaatatcatGATTAAACGTCCACGCGTGTTTCGCGACATTTGAGCCTTTAGTACCATGCTTTAAGTTCCTCATATGTTCCTTTCTCCTAGTAGTAAAAGATCTtttagtttcgccaatgtagctccacgggcaagatgcgcatggaattttatagatgacATTGCACTGGTCGTCTTCAGCAGGTCAAACTTAGGGATAGGGAAGTGCTGCTGTAAAGTTTTAACTGGTCTGCTAGTGACTTGGATGTCGTGTTCCTCGAGAATTCTTGTGAGAGGTTCCGtgcttttatcctttaatttatgcgaaattttcgttttatttaaatttctttcacttttaggcttcacacatttttatccgttgaaggcagcagttcagtctgtcgaaagctcatagttttttcaaaactttttaccagagaacgattttacttctttcttaGCATGAATCCTGTtaacggatcttcaatatttttacgtCTTGGATGGTGTTGAGTTGACATCTCCAGAAATACAAGTTCCACTGATACCAGGCACCAGCATCATCAAAACAGATTGCCCTGTCAAGAAGTAAACAGCAGTCATGATCAGTTTTGTTGTAATATCTGAGTGATGGTTTACTGCGCCAGTAAAACAGGAACTTTTTAATGTGTGATGTACGTTTGTACATTTAAGCAATAAAGGACTTTTTTTTATGTGTTTCCTTAGCCTCGTCTAAATACAaggggggagttgggagaattcgtgacagttatgcaaacctgagACGCAGTCAAGGCTTTgcgtaactgtctcgaatttTAGTCATTTCCAACTTCCCCTTGTGTTTAAGGCCATGGAAACATAGAAAAAAGTCCAGCTCTATTGCtgttataaaatattcctcaaataTAATTCAACTAATTGAAGGAAAATGCAGGTTTTTTACACCTTGATTGAGAcacattttcttgatacacgctcacatttcctaccagccaatcaaaacatgcgtctgacaatacataaccaatcaaacttcgtgtgatgtcacagccgtgttttcATACTCTcgtctaaacacagctattaacTAATGAGAATGcgcatactatcctaattattttagaaAAGATGATAGTAAAGAACTGAATATTAGGTTAAAAGTTTGTAGTAAGAGTGCAGTACAACAACCACTTCAAACTTTACATACCTGAATCTAATCCATAAGCGCTGCAAACACATCTCTGGTACTCTGTCCATTGTGTTGCCACTGCACACTTTCAGGCACATCGAAACCACAAGCATCAGTGTCATAATGATCATCAACAAATTCACCATCAGTATGGTGATCATCAACGTCGTCATGCCACTCCTCAGGAAACTGCTCCTTTTCTGATAGACAGAAGTTGTGGAGTGTGCAACAAGCAACCACAACCACTTCAATGTTGCTTGTGCCAAGTtctatttgttttaaaagaacTCTAAAGCGCCCTTTCAGTTGACCAAATGCATTCTCGATAACAATCCTGGTAGAACTGTGGACCTGGTTGTACTTCAGCTGCTGTGGACTGAGAGCAACACCAGCGTATGGCACCATTAGCCAAGACAGTTGTGGGTACGCACTGTCCCCAACAATGACAAGTGGAACATTTCCACGAACTTTGTTCAGATATCTACAACAAATTAAGGCATAGACTGATTACCAGTTAACCTTGAATTCAGTTTTACGTCATGATAAAAGCAGGAAAATATAGTTGATCAAGGTAACTGCAATGCAGTATTTAAGCTTACTACAGCACGGTATGCTCCACTTAGTATTTTTTAAActtcatttcattatttttaccaGGAACATCCAATGTATCTGAGGGCTAGTTTAAATGAAATCCTGTAAAATAcaatataatttttaaaaaaaatgaatgggCACATTTACAATACACACAATGTACACAATACCAACACAAAGGGTTTTTATCTATTTAGCGCTTATAATGGcgccagaaacccataagggttgaaacgtgtaacggccccttgtgtgcttggaaacaagcttttgaatattcgatttgctaagtaccatatttggaacaacaagagcgaggggtttccaaatatggtacttagcaatgaaacattcaaccaatcagtttgcactgaatattcggaagctgtgaacgcacgttacacgtttcaacccttatgggtttctgatggcgcttaactttggttttgaactgctaaaaatgaaagaattgAGTCAGTGCTTGAGGAAGTTTATTTACGGAGTGCAAGCTTCATTAAGGACGCTACCCCGGTATTCACTGGTTTAAGCACAATTAAAGTGCCAAGACTATTCCAGGGATGAGGGGAGGGGGTGTGAAGgataccatagctgaaacaacccaaaccttttcAAAAAGGTTGTGCCTAAACTATATAGTTTAAGcccctaaggttagcatttttgaaaatgttggGTTGTTTTAGCTatggtacccttcaccccctacctCCCATCCCCCTCCCCTCATCCCTAAAGCCCTACCCCCATCCCCAGAATAGTCATGCCGTAATTAAAGCCTCGGCTTgggatttacgaattcttcttcTTTGCTAGTGATCGGGCAAATCCACTTCCGCCCCTCTttaaaaacactttgaaacttCAACTGTTTACAATAGCCGGTAAACGTAAACAAACATACCTCTTCTCTATGACGCCTTCATAAAATCTAGACATTCTCAGCATTCTAGCATCGTGAATAGATCCAGGATAGCCACAGCTGACACTGCAAAACTTCCCATTGCCATCACACACACCCTGCATCAATCCTCTTGATTGGGACGTGTGTTCCATCGATTGCCCCTACGCAGTTCGGAAACTTGTTACCAAATGAATTCCTTGCAGCGACCAAATCAGCTTCAGACGAAggaaaacaaataagttcaGGTGTCAAATTTTACACGATTGCTTCGACGGTTTCTTTTACAGCCACACACACGGTCGAAACAGCAGCCCCAAAGAGATTTCCCACGGCAAGATAATTCACTCCTTGACCAAGGAAGTACAGGGTCATAGCCACCTTTCTCTCAGCAGGAATTGTGTTTTTGGCAAAGGTTTCTTCTTTCCTCAGAATAGGCTCCAATCTGTCAACCAGTTTCCGAAATGCTGCGCGTGAAAGCCGGAAATTTCGTCGAAACTCTGTTGTATCCATTGCTGGCACATCCCTTTCAAACCACTCTGTTGATCATTTGCGAACTTTTTGTCTTGGTTTTCTCTCAACTTTCGCAATTTCCTTTGATAAATTGATCGTTTTCGAGGCTAAAACCAACCTCTACTGAAATGATAATTTGAATTGAAAGAGACACTGAAAAATACGGTGTTTTTTCTTCGACAAAGCCAAACGCTTCGCATGTTTGCTTACTCGAGCCATTTTCACCCCAAAACGAGACATCAAAATAAAGCACGTCATCATTGGACCACTTAGCCAACTTGGCCGCAAACTTAGCCGCGGACCATTTATACGAGCAATTTGCGTCTTTCGTAAGCCGCACAAGTATAAATGGCCcagttcgcggcttacgtaagccgcggccagagttagccgcggcttattttctctcgtataaacggccctaatgagTGACAACACTGTAGGAACAGGCCTAACACGTAGGAACACGTTGAATCTCATTCAAACAATCCTGACATTCATGATTCTATCTCAACAAAATAAGAGAGACACTGGAAACTATAATGAAATAACATTTACTGCAAGTTTACAAAAAAGTGAGTGGGAAATAAATGCCCACTGAAATCGCTAAAAGTTTAAGCAAAGTCACCGGGTTTTGTCATGACCAATCAAAACATTCAGCAGACATTCCCTAATGCACAGACAGTAGCTGAAGTCCCAAAAATTATTTCCCTTATTTACTATAAGAAATAACAGTTAGCAAACACCTACAAAGTACCTGAAATGGTCATATGGTCATTTATATTATTACCAACCTGTATTTATGCTTAGATGCAACATACGGAATAGGCAAACAATACGCCCACATCTTATGAAGACATGCCTTCAGTGTGAAACCAACACATTTGTCCCCATATTTATGCAATGCTACCACACATACActaataaacaaattttcaaaacaaCCACCTAACATATTTCAAATTAATACAACGAATATATTATAATATCACACAAATCAAAATCCACTTCTTGACAATCACTGTTTTCAAATTCACTGTTTTCGAAATCTGTGTTCAGGGTAACAGTTCTTAACGTCTAAAATAACACAGAGTTTCAACTCCTCGACACACTGACACAAATTACATAATGATACCTCTAAAAGAGCAGTCAAATAAGGCATGAAAAGCCAATTTCCCTCAGTCAATATTACAAATAGCTGTTCTTGGCCACCAAAAAAATGATTCAAGTCAATTACATCATCAGAACTTTATCCTCCCGTACAGCCTGTATGATCTTCCCAAACTATTAACTCTCCCCAAACCAAACCCTTGTGAAAAGCACAAATTCCTACCCCTAGTATTACTAGACATAAATGCAACGTTctcattagaaggattgacactacaacacttaatcacttaacagcaatgttatggtaccacatcaaacaccaattattgctaaaaaatattcggtcatttttgtgatgttaaacgttaccgtggcaacaagAAAGCTCTGCAAAAGTCCGATCTGTTCACATGTACAATTAATCCCTAATTGTTTCTCGAACAGATCGATTTCCTATACAAACCAACTCTCAAGCTCCCTCGATCCCTGGATATCAGAGTCCAAGCCCACGAAAGTGACAGGACACGCTGTTATTCCATTCGTGTTTGTCTCACGACTGGCACAAACCTTAGTCAATAAAGACGTGTATGCCACTTATTAACTCCGTTCCAGTTTTCAGTCTCTCGTGAcctatatatagatatatatatatatataaagtctTTCACAAGCATCTGATACGTGTACATGTTTTCTTCATGAAGCAATATATAAAACACAAATGAAGACAAAACAGGTTTACATagaacacctatatttcgaccgactTGTCGGCCTTCTTCAGGGTGAATGAAGAAAAACCGTTATACAAAATTTCTACTACGCCACTGAAATATGAAAGTGCGCCCTACGACCTCAACCGTAAATAACCGTAACAATTCAAACATAAGTAACATCCGCACATGCCCAATGGACAACATACGTGCATGCCAAAGGATAGCATAACAACAGAGAGTATATGAGTTATGctaaaaataaaagggaagtGTAAAAATAAGGGAAAATAGCAGACAAATTACCCAGTAAAGTATGTAATAGGTAATTCTGTATTAGAAACAGAATTTTAGTTTCCGCTACGTTCCCCTCTTTTCTGGCTAAAAAAGAAGTCACTCTCATTAAGCCCATCCGGTTTCAAGGATCGGATCGATATGCCCATTGCCCTTCCTTCACAAGCAGATCGTCTTTTGCATTAACTTCATCTATGTTGTATGCTAACATCTTGAAGTCCATGATGCCCATGACTATAAAAATGCTTATAGATAAGATCATCGCTCTCCTTATTAACAGCAGACATCCTAGAGTGGGCTCGTAAATGGCTCTTGTGGTTGTTGAACCTTAACCTAAACTTAGTGGTGGTGGAGCCATACTGAAAACCACAAACCTTGCAACTAATTAAGT
Above is a window of Montipora capricornis isolate CH-2021 chromosome 6, ASM3666992v2, whole genome shotgun sequence DNA encoding:
- the LOC138053524 gene encoding uncharacterized protein, encoding MEHTSQSRGLMQGVCDGNGKFCSVSCGYPGSIHDARMLRMSRFYEGVIEKRYLNKVRGNVPLVIVGDSAYPQLSWLMVPYAGVALSPQQLKYNQVHSSTRIVIENAFGQLKGRFRVLLKQIELGTSNIEVVVVACCTLHNFCLSEKEQFPEEWHDDVDDHHTDGEFVDDHYDTDACGFDVPESVQWQHNGQSTRDVFAALMD